The genomic segment TTAGTACAAACTGATCCTTCTTCAATTCTGTTTAAAAACCATTTACTAAAAAAAGCGGGAATATCGGTTCTTGAACCAGTATTAATTAACATAAAAAAGAAAAAAAAGTTAAGAGATTTTATAAATCTCTTCCGAAAATGTGTACTGCTGCAGTACCACCGGTACCTCCAATGTTGTGGGTCATACCGATTTCTGCACCGTCTACTTGACGTTTACCCGCTTCCCCTCTAAGTTGCCATACGACTTCAGCAGCTTGAGCAATACCGGTTGCACCTAATGGGTGTCCACGTGCTTTAAGACCACCAGAAGTGTTGATTGGGAAATCACCATCAATTTCTGTTTGTCCTTCTTCAATAGCAATTCCACCTTTACCTTTTTCAGCAAATCCTAAGTCTTCTACTGCTAAAAGTCCGTTGATTGAGAAACAATCGTGAACTTCAGTTAAGTCTATGTCTTTTTGAGTTACTCCTGCCATTTCGTAAGCTTTTCTAGATGCGACTTTGGTAGATTCGATTGTGGTTAAATCTTTTCTGTCGTGTAAAGTCATTGTTCCGGAAGCCTGTGCGGAAGCTTTAATGTAGACTGGAGTGTCAGTGTATTTTTTAGCATCTTCAGCTGGAACCATTACTACTGCTGCTGCTCCGTCAGAAACTGGAGAACAGTCAAATAAGGTTAATGGGTCAGCTACCATAGTTGCGTTTAATACTTTATCAACGTTAATTTCAAATGGGAATTGTGCATTTGGGTTTTTAGCTGCGTTTTTGTGGTTTACTACGGAAAATTGTGCTAATTGTTCACGAGTGGTTCCGTATTCGTACATGTGTCTTTTAGCAATCATTGCGTATAAGGATGGGAAAGTAGCTCCTTGTTGTGCTTCCCATTCTTTATCGGATGCTGTAGCAATAGCTGGGGTAGCGTCAACTACATCAGTCATTTTTTCTACACCTGCAGAAATTACAACATCATGATAACCGGATGCAACTGCCATAATACCTTGTCTAAGTGCTAAACCACCGGATGCACAAGCTGCTTCAACTCTGGTAGTTGGAATTGGG from the Methanobacteriaceae archaeon genome contains:
- a CDS encoding thiolase domain-containing protein, which translates into the protein MRDVAIIGVSQTKFGELWDSSFRDLIAEAGVKALVDADIDGADIEAMFVGNMSSGLFVEQEHIAALISDHVGLNPIPTTRVEAACASGGLALRQGIMAVASGYHDVVISAGVEKMTDVVDATPAIATASDKEWEAQQGATFPSLYAMIAKRHMYEYGTTREQLAQFSVVNHKNAAKNPNAQFPFEINVDKVLNATMVADPLTLFDCSPVSDGAAAVVMVPAEDAKKYTDTPVYIKASAQASGTMTLHDRKDLTTIESTKVASRKAYEMAGVTQKDIDLTEVHDCFSINGLLAVEDLGFAEKGKGGIAIEEGQTEIDGDFPINTSGGLKARGHPLGATGIAQAAEVVWQLRGEAGKRQVDGAEIGMTHNIGGTGGTAAVHIFGRDL